DNA sequence from the Ruminococcus albus 7 = DSM 20455 genome:
CTACTCGCTGGGCTACACCCTGCTGGTAGGTATAATACTGAACTTCTTCTTCGGTATTTTCTGTTCAAGACTGATGCTTTCTTCGCTTTCCAAGTTCAAGGCATTAAAGAAGCGCAAGCTGTACGGAGGTGTTGAGAAGAATGACTAATGAAAAGAAAAATCTTGACGTTGTAGGACACCGCAAGGTATTCTACTGTATCTCCTGCGGACTTATAGCACTGTTCATCGTACTGACTTTCGTACTGGGACTGAACGTGGACATCATGTTCAAGGGCGGTACTATCATGACTTACAGTTACACAGGCGACATAAGCACTGATGATGTTCAGGATGTCGTAACTGAGGTACTGGATCAGAAATCTACCGTTACAAAGGGTGAAAACGCTGCTACGAAGCAGACTACTGTTAAGATACAGCTGTCCTCCACAGGCGGCATAAATGAAGTTAAGCAGAACGAACTCCAGAGTGCTCTGGAAGAAAAGTTCGCTGATAACGAACTGGCACTGTTTGAATCCAGCGACGTTAACGCTTCAAACGGTATGGATTTCTTCCTTAAGTGTCTGGTGGCTGTTATCTTCGCAGCTATCGTTACCATTATCTACATTGGTTTCCGTTTCAGAAAGATCGGCGGTATATCCGCAGGTATATTCTCGGTTGTAGCACTTCTGCACGACCTTTGCATGGTTTACGGCTGCTTCGTTATCTGCAGATTCGATATCAATGCAAACTTCATGGCAGTACTGCTGACAATACTTGGTTACTCAATTAATGCGACTATCATTATCTACGACCGTATCCGTGAGAATCAGAACCTCAAGGGCAGCAAGCTTGAACTTGAAGAACTGGTAAACCTTTCTGTAACACAGACTCTGGGACGTTCGATACACACCACTGTAACAACTGTTATGGCTATGTCCGTTGTATGCATTGTATGCACTTTATACGGTGTAAGCTCCATAATCAGTTTCGCATTCCCTCTGATAATCGGTATGCTGGCAGGTGTGTACTCCTCTAACTGCATCGCACCTACACTGTGGGTACTGTGGAGAAGACACGCTGAAAAGAGCCCTAAGAACAAGTCAAAAGGTTCTACAAAGAAATCGGGCAGAAGATAAGTTTGAATAGTGAAAGGGGCTGTTGCTTAGTGCAACAGCCCCTTTAATAGATAGCATAAAACTTCCGTATAAGTACTGCCCTTACGGGCAGTGTCTTTTATTTTTTTAATGTATATTTTTTCTTTTTCCGTCCACAATACTGACAAAGGGCTTTGCATCACCGAAGTGCTGAGCTGAAATTTAGTATCTGTCAGTGCACAGATATGTTCGGGGAAAGGAAAATTATGGGTAATTTTATCAAAGATTCAAGTCTTGGAAAAAGGCTGGGCACAAAGGGTGTCTGCATAACTCTCGGTGCTTGCCTGATAGCACTTGCCGGGGCGGGGGCAGCTGCCTATAACAAGGCTGTGGATGAACTTAACAGCACCATCATCACCGATGTGCCGCGTGCTGCTGAACAGGCAGACAACAAGACATCGGGTGTAAAGCGACCTGATGCTCCGAAGGATACATCCTCTGAAAAGCCTGAGGATACTTCATCCATGATGTCTGATGATATCAGGACACAGCCTAATGTAATGCCTGTCAACGGTGATATCATAGCACCGTTTTCGGATGGCGAGCTTGTCAAGGACAGCACTCTGGGAGTATGGCGCACCCATGACGGCGTTGACATAAAGGCTGACGTTGGAACTCCCGTAAAAGCCATGAACAAGGGAACGGTAGTAGAAGTCAAGGAAGATCCGCTGTGGGGCAACTGTATCGTCATAGATCACGGCAGCGGCATCACAGGATATTATTACAGCCTTTCCAAAGCCATGAACGTAGTGGAAGGCGACCGTGTAAATGCGGGTGAGGTAATAGGAGCCGTGGGTGATACTGCCGAATGCGAAGCAGCTGAGGTATCACACCTGCACTTTGGCCTTAAAAAGAACGACAGCTGGATAGACCCTATAGAGTATATCGGCATAAAGTATTCCAAGTAGATACTTCCGTTGCAGACGAAAAAATACAGTGCAAGCCGTCGGGCTGTGCACTGTATTTCTTGTATAAAGGGTACTTTTTTAAAGTGCCCTCAATCCTTTTATCGCT
Encoded proteins:
- the secF gene encoding protein translocase subunit SecF — translated: MTNEKKNLDVVGHRKVFYCISCGLIALFIVLTFVLGLNVDIMFKGGTIMTYSYTGDISTDDVQDVVTEVLDQKSTVTKGENAATKQTTVKIQLSSTGGINEVKQNELQSALEEKFADNELALFESSDVNASNGMDFFLKCLVAVIFAAIVTIIYIGFRFRKIGGISAGIFSVVALLHDLCMVYGCFVICRFDINANFMAVLLTILGYSINATIIIYDRIRENQNLKGSKLELEELVNLSVTQTLGRSIHTTVTTVMAMSVVCIVCTLYGVSSIISFAFPLIIGMLAGVYSSNCIAPTLWVLWRRHAEKSPKNKSKGSTKKSGRR
- a CDS encoding M23 family metallopeptidase; amino-acid sequence: MGNFIKDSSLGKRLGTKGVCITLGACLIALAGAGAAAYNKAVDELNSTIITDVPRAAEQADNKTSGVKRPDAPKDTSSEKPEDTSSMMSDDIRTQPNVMPVNGDIIAPFSDGELVKDSTLGVWRTHDGVDIKADVGTPVKAMNKGTVVEVKEDPLWGNCIVIDHGSGITGYYYSLSKAMNVVEGDRVNAGEVIGAVGDTAECEAAEVSHLHFGLKKNDSWIDPIEYIGIKYSK